A genomic region of Oncorhynchus mykiss isolate Arlee chromosome 2, USDA_OmykA_1.1, whole genome shotgun sequence contains the following coding sequences:
- the LOC110499152 gene encoding leucine-rich repeat neuronal protein 3, whose amino-acid sequence MKKTAFLACLLAELALTAFVLASEGGAAHCPALCRCEIRPWFSPSSIYTEAPTVDCNDLGLSSMPETLPSDTQVLLLQTNNIISVEKPLDYLANITEIDLSQNNISSVSDVHLGPLTQLLSLHMEENWVQALSDNCLPSLPNLQEFYINHNLISSISPGAFRGLGRLLRLHLNSNYLRGINRVWFQPLPRLEILMIGENPIVQLSDMNFKPLVNLRSLVLARMNLSEIPDDTLVGLDNLESVSFFDNLFDRVPQAALKKSKSLKFLDLNKNPIERIQRGDFVDMIHLKELGINSMPALVSIDSFALNNLPELTKIEATNNPKLSYIHPNAFHKLPRLETLMLNSNALSALHHSTVDSLPNLREVSMHSNPIRCDCVIRWINMNQTGVRFMEPDSLFCVEPPEYQGQHVRKVHFREMTEICLPLISPGSLPDRVTVGKRSSVTLHCRAFGEPEPEIYWVTPSGDRVLPNSVSDKYYMHPEGTFDIYDTTMLEAGLYTCVAHNLVGADLKSVLLVVDGYFPHPSDNGNALHVDVRSVQPNSVLVSWDNTHGGLISNIKWFTMANAKHPSMAYTARVPTDVKVYRLTHLNPSTQYRVCVEVTSMQLGHNRDCVNVTTKGLAHTVESSEKWDTVVMAACAVLFIVVAVACSIIYTSLQSQHFYRKLMVDQNESMLGPSTRPGSASSLTELCVAGVKVKVTVIDLPDNSM is encoded by the coding sequence ATGAAGAAGACTGCGTTTTTGGCTTGTTTGTTAGCGGAGCTAGCTCTGACAGCTTTTGTTCTGGCCTCGGAGGGGGGCGCTGCTCATTGTCCTGCATTGTGCCGGTGTGAGATACGACCCTGGTTCTCTCCAAGTTCTATTTATACAGAGGCTCCCACGGTGGACTGTAATGACTTAGGCCTATCGTCAATGCCAGAGACACTGCCCTCAGACACACAGGTGCTATTGTTACAGACCAACAATATCATCAGTGTTGAGAAACCTTTGGATTACCTGGCTAATATCACTGAGATAGATTTATCCCAGAATAACATATCCTCTGTGAGCGATGTCCATCTGGGTCCTCTTACCCAGCTGCTGTCACTGCACATGGAGGAGAACTGGGTTCAGGCCCTGTCAGACAACTGTCTCCCATCCCTGCCCAACCTCCAGGAGTTCTACATCAACCACAACCTGATCTCATCCATCAGTCCTGGTGCCTTTAGAGGGCTAGGGAGGCTCCTGCGGCTCCATCTCAACTCCAACTACCTCAGGGGCATCAACAGGGTGTGGTTTCAGCCTCTACCCCGCTTGGAGATCCTGATGATTGGGGAGAACCCTATTGTTCAATTGTCAGACATGAACTTCAAGCCCTTGGTCAACCTACGCAGCTTGGTTCTGGCTAGGATGAATCTCTCCGAAATCCCAGATGACACTCTGGTCGGCCTCGACAACCTGGAGAGTGTTTCGTTTTTTGACAACCTGTTTGACAGAGTGCCACAGGCTGCTCTGAAGAAATCCAAGAGTCTGAAGTTTCTGGATCTCAACAAGAACCCCATCGAGAGGATTCAGAGAGGGGACTTTGTGGACATGATCCACCTCAAAGAGTTGGGCATCAACAGCATGCCTGCGCTGGTGTCCATCGACAGCTTTGCCCTCAACAATCTCCCTGAGCTGACCAAGATTGAGGCCACCAACAACCCCAAGCTCTCCTACATCCACCCCAATGCCTTCCACAAGTTGCCGAGACTCGAAACACTGATGCTGAACAGCAATGCCCTCAGCGCCTTGCACCACAGCACTGTGGACTCCCTGCCCAACCTGCGTGAGGTTAGCATGCACAGCAACCCCATCCGCTGCGACTGCGTCATCCGCTGGATCAACATGAACCAGACCGGCGTGCGCTTCATGGAGCCAGATTCCCTCTTCTGCGTGGAGCCGCCGGAGTACCAGGGCCAGCACGTCCGCAAGGTCCATTTCAGGGAGATGACCGAGATTTGCCTCCCGCTCATCTCGCCCGGGAGCCTACCAGATCGTGTCACCGTTGGGAAAAGGAGCTCGGTGACGCTTCACTGCCGGGCATTCGGAGAGCCGGAGCCAGAGATATACTGGGTCACCCCCTCCGGGGACAGAGTCCTGCCCaacagtgtgtctgataagtacTACATGCATCCAGAGGGGACCTTTGACATCTATGACACTACCATGCTTGAGGCAGGGCTGTACACCTGTGTTGCTCACAATCTTGTTGGTGCAGACCTCAAGTCTGTGTTGTTGGTGGTAGATGGATACTTTCCACATCCTTCTGATAATGGCAATGCTTTACATGTGGACGTTAGATCAGTGCAGCCCAACTCTGTTTTGGTGTCTTGGGATAACACTCACGGTGGTCTTATATCCAATATAAAGTGGTTCACAATGGCGAATGCTAAGCATCCCTCCATGGCATACACTGCTAGAGTACCAACCGATGTGAAGGTGTATCGTCTCACCCACCTAAACCCCTCCACCCAGTACCGGGTGTGTGTGGAAGTCACGAGCATGCAGCTCGGACACAATAGGGACTGTGTCAATGTCACCACAAAGGGACTGGCTCACACCGTGGAGAGCAGTGAGAAGTGGGACACAGTGGTGATGGCTGCATGTGCTGTGCTTTTCATCGTGGTTGCTGTGGCTTGCTCCATCATATACACATCTCTGCAAAGCCAACACTTTTACAGGAAGTTGATGGTGGACCAAAATGAGTCAATGCTGGGTCCTAGCACCCGCCCCGGCTCCGCCTCTTCTCTCACAGAACTCTGTGTGGCTGGAGTCAAGGTGAAGGTGACTGTAATAGACTTGCCAGACAACTCCATGTAA